Proteins encoded within one genomic window of Alosa alosa isolate M-15738 ecotype Scorff River chromosome 24, AALO_Geno_1.1, whole genome shotgun sequence:
- the LOC125289311 gene encoding uncharacterized protein LOC125289311 gives MWLFALSLYQVEWRHGDETGPSDEDGERLWTVQCLDLTSCRVEGHSLIILLCQQDPLKLRLSKENTQQLFMLVSDAQNVEIIESFLDKVGGDLTLCTLTQEVLLHLLQHHSGPVTVDFRKSKITERNVRDFLHLLDRIRFKRPSPGFIMCIIMEIYQSRSPQYVSSLLRSTENHINLTTRGLDAADCAALRFTLHHSQGVRLNLMWTSIPEGELESLLQLLTNVSQLSVDRQLLLRILHCCYSSDVQQGAAAALLQALQHRLDFSCSSAMDLTEETQEPPLHLTPEDCRVVSMVIQRVSVNPELMLMDCDVEEVQ, from the exons ATGTGGTTGTTTGCCCTATCCCTTTATCAGGTTGAATGGCGCCATGGTGATGAGACTGGCCCAAGTGATGAGGACGGGGAGAG GCTCTGGACGGTCCAGTGTCTGGACCTGACATCTTGCAGGGTCGAAGGTCACTCTCTCATCATCCTGCTCTGTCAACAGGACCCTCTCAAACTCAG ACTGAGTAAGGAAAATACACAACAGCTGTTCATGCTGGTGTCTGATGCACAGAACGTGGAAATCATTGAGTCCTTTCTGGATAAGGTGGGAGGAGACCTGACCTTGTGCACTTTGACCCAGGAAGTGCTTCTCCACCTGCTGCAGCATCACTCTGGACCTGTGACCGTTGACTTCAGGAAGAGCAAGATCACTGAGAGGAATGTTAGAGACTTCCTTCATCTACTGGACAGGATACGGTTCAAGAG GCCTTCTCCAGGATTCATCATGTGCATCATCATGGAGATCTACCAGAGTCGTTCTCCTCAGTATGTGAGCAGCCTGCTGAGATCTACAGAGAACCACATCAACCTGACCACCAGAGGCCTGGATGCTGCTGACTGTGCTGCCCTGCGTTTCACCTTACATCACAGCCAGGGGGTCAGACTCAACCTGATGTGGACCTCCATACCAGAGGGGGAGCTAGAGAGCCTCCTGCAGCTTCTCACCAATGTCTCTCAGCTCAG TGTTGACAGGCAGCTGCTGTTGAGGATCCTCCACTGCTGTTACTCCTCAGAcgtccagcagggggcagcagCAGCTCTTCTTCAGGCTCTGCAGCACAGACTGGACTTCTCCTGCTCCTCTGCTATGGACCTGACAGAAGAGACACAGGAACCACCTCTGCACCTGACACCTGAGGACTGCAGGGTCGTCTCCATGGTAATCCAGAGGGTCAGCGTCAACCCTGAACTCATGCTGATGGACTGTGATGTGGAGGAG gtgCAGTAA